A genomic segment from Eulemur rufifrons isolate Redbay chromosome 19, OSU_ERuf_1, whole genome shotgun sequence encodes:
- the CALM2 gene encoding calmodulin-2 isoform X3, whose amino-acid sequence MRSLGQNPTEAELQDMINEVDADGNGTIDFPEFLTMMARKMKDTDSEEEIREAFRVFDKDGNGYISAAELRHVMTNLGEKLTDEEVDEMIREADIDGDGQVNYEEFVQMMTAK is encoded by the exons ATGAGGTCTCTTGGGCAGAATCCCACAGAAGCAGAGTTACAGGACATGATCAATGAAGTAGATGCTGATG GTAACGGCACAATTGACTTCCCTGAGTTTCTGACCATGAtggcaagaaaaatgaaagacacagacagtgaagaagaaatcagagaagCATTCCGTGTGTTTGATAAG gatGGCAATGGCTATATTAGTGCAGCAGAGCTTCGCCATGTGATGACAAACCTTGGAGAGAAGTTAACAGATGAAGAGGTTGATGAAATGATCAGGGAAGCAGATATTGATGGTGATGGTCAAGTAAACTATGAAG AGTTTGTACAAATGATGACAGCAAAGTGA
- the CALM2 gene encoding calmodulin-2 isoform X2 codes for MADQLTEEQIAEFKEAFSLFDKDGDGTITTKELGTVMRSLGQNPTEAELQDMINEVDADGNGTIDFPEFLTMMARKMKDTDSEEEIREAFRVFDKDGNGYISAAELRHVMTNLGEKLTDEEVDEMIREADIDGDGQVNYEEFVQMMTAK; via the exons AATTCAAAGAAGCTTTTTCACTATTTGACAAGGATGGTGATGGAACTATAACAACAAAGGAATTGGGAACTGTAATGAGGTCTCTTGGGCAGAATCCCACAGAAGCAGAGTTACAGGACATGATCAATGAAGTAGATGCTGATG GTAACGGCACAATTGACTTCCCTGAGTTTCTGACCATGAtggcaagaaaaatgaaagacacagacagtgaagaagaaatcagagaagCATTCCGTGTGTTTGATAAG gatGGCAATGGCTATATTAGTGCAGCAGAGCTTCGCCATGTGATGACAAACCTTGGAGAGAAGTTAACAGATGAAGAGGTTGATGAAATGATCAGGGAAGCAGATATTGATGGTGATGGTCAAGTAAACTATGAAG AGTTTGTACAAATGATGACAGCAAAGTGA